Proteins from a genomic interval of Anabrus simplex isolate iqAnaSimp1 chromosome 13, ASM4041472v1, whole genome shotgun sequence:
- the wtrw gene encoding transient receptor potential channel pyrexia, with protein MEIIQSKARKAGLDRSTSEVHSHKPHDEPDRVYRTVGSTSHTQWQKEKRPTRGSHVLNINGGSRHLNALDLSPTDELVYFDSYDELTSQRNSIDIYKENLTKDFVVYVQSNVSNQEYLDDIEQGRITAENVSVYSDKTQLEKNIILLWAAFLGKTELFPGLVQCGADIHCCDANGFTPLHICAYKGNVAGCEYFLSQGANVNHIKDKYTPLHCAAFGDAPKVVKLLLGKGAKVEYYKDGVVGEGTALHSAVKANAVECLHLLMQEGADVNSIEPGGWSPLHTAADLGSTESMKLMLDSKGIKLNVKTRDKDSTPLHLAAENGYKDCVSLLLSRGANPDEQNSHGQTPLHLAARAQAIECVGTLLGCKECDVNARDDDRRTPLHSAVGKEARDHEIVRLLLNHQADVDARDKYGCTPLHIAALNEQSDCVSELLEHDADLGACTNAGTTALSIVSRKIPACLEVFYKKMDKSITIHDGEGSHRDVELKLDFRPLLQHSKEGEVGFIKMFIDEGQKEILEHPLCQAFLYVKWKKIRKYFYVRLLFWFLLTVSYTAYMYSIAHLCYKPIENKLMIWDQFVMHEDAISPQWYILLFLTLFETGRKLYSVSSYTGVKDYVKIPENFMEWYVILSIYIMLSSYADCITPWQQVIGSTGILVAWTNMMFKLGQLPFFGSYVSMFLRVQKDFIKLFLAYSCLLIGFTISFCVILPTSDEFTYPHTGFLKVLVMMTGELNLINFLVVERAGVNVIFILLFLVFVLFVTIVLMNLLVGIAVHDIQGLQKTAGILKLENQTRLISHIESSLFNIHFHLPKYFVHMLRDTALLSPSAYRVVLHVKPHNPREKRLPKDLLQMLYRHSQRRKSSKRTQQTVSNAKAGDEKTLIHSNNTIKVEELTSRLEAVSQSNVDVAKEVMELRRIITAFIDTFQNQENVTKN; from the exons ATGGAAATAATCCAATCTAAGGCAAGAAAAGCGGGTCTGGACAGATCCACCAGTGAAGTTCATTCTCACAAACCACACGATGAACCAGACCGGGTGTACCGCACCGTGGGTTCGACCTCTCATACCCAGTGGCAGAAGGAGAAGAGACCAACAAGGGGCAGTCACGTGCTAAACATAAACGGAGGAAGTCGACATTTAAATGCGCTAGATTTATCACCGACTGATGAATTAGTTTATTTCGATAGTTATGATGAACTTACATCTCAAAGGAACAGCATCGATATTTACAAAGAGAATCTCACAAAAGATTTCGTCGTGTACGTTCAGTCTAACGTTAGCAATCAAGAATATCTGGATGATATCGAACAGGGAAGAATAACTGCAGAAAATGTGTCTGTTTATAGTGATAAAACCCAGTTAGagaaaaacattattttattatgggCAGCATTTCTTGGTAAAACCGAACTGTTCCCAGGGTTAGTCCAGTGTGGTGCTGACATACATTGCTGTGACGCAAATGGTTTCACCCCCCTTCACATCTGTGCGTATAAAGGTAACGTTGCAGGATGTGAATATTTCCTTTCTCAGGGAGCAAATGTGAATCACATAAAGGATAAATACACTCCCCTCCATTGTGCTGCATTTGGAGATGCCCCTAAGGTTGTTAAATTGTTGCTCGGTAAAGGAGCTAAGGTAGAATATTATAAAGATGGTGTTGTTGGGGAAGGAACTGCACTTCATTCGGCTGTAAAAGCCAACGCTGTAGAATGCCTACATTTATTAATGCAAGAAGGTGCAGATGTCAATTCTATTGAGCCAGGAGGTTGGTCGCCTCTTCACACTGCTGCAGATTTAGGGTCTACAGAGAGCATGAAATTAATGTTAGATTCTAAAGGAATCAAATTAAATGTCAAGACCAGAGATAAAGATTCTACTCCCCTCCATTTAGCAGCGGAGAATGGGTATAAGGACTGTGTTTCATTACTACTTTCTAGAGGAGCGAATCCTGACGAACAGAACTCTCATGGACAGACTCCCCTACATTTAGCAGCTCGAGCACAAGCGATAGAATGTGTTGGGACGTTGCTCGGGTGTAAGGAATGCGACGTGAACGCCAGGGACGACGACAGGCGCACTCCGTTACATTCGGCGGTAGGCAAGGAGGCACGTGATCACGAGATAGTGAGGCTGTTGCTCAATCACCAGGCCGACGTCGACGCCAGGGACAAGTACGGCTGTACTCCTCTACACATCGCAGCCCTCAACGAGCAGAGCGACTGTGTGTCAGAGTTACTGGAACACGACGCAGATCTCGGCGCTTGTACTAATGCTGGAACCACAGCTCTGAGCATCGTTAGTCGCAAGATTCCTGCATGCCTAGAAGTATTCTACAAGAAAATGGATAAATCTATAACCATCCATGATGGTGAG GGTTCCCACCGGGACGTGGAGCTCAAGCTAGATTTCCGCCCTTTACTTCAACATTCAAAGGAAGGAGAAGTTGGCTTCATAAAGATGTTCATAGATGAAGGCCAGAAAGAAATACTGGAACATCCTCTCTGTCAAGCATTCCTGTACGTCAAATGGAAAAAGATTAGGAAGTATTTTTATGTGAGACTTCTATTTTGGTTTCTCTTGACCGTGAGTTACACGGCGTACATGTACTCCATAGCTCATCTCTGCTACAAGCCTATCGAGAACAAGCTGATGATCTGGGACCAGTTTGTCATGCACGAGGACGCCATTTCACCTCAGTGGTATATTCTTCTGTTCCTAACTCTGTTTGAAACAGGTCGGAAATTGTACAGCGTATCCAGTTATACTGGAGTGAAGGACTATGTGAAAATCCCTGAGAATTTCATGGAATGGTACGTCATTCTGAGCATCTATATAATGCTGTCTAGCTATGCTGACTGTATCACACCGTGGCAACAGGTTATTGGATCGACTGGTATACTTGTAGCTTGGACGAACATGATGTTTAAACTCGGCCAGTTACCGTTCTTCGGTTCTTACGTTtctatgttcttgagagtccagaAAGACTTCATCAAACTTTTCTTAGCTTACAGTTGTCTGCTGATTGGCTTCACTATTAGTTTCTGTGTCATACTACCAACATCTGATGAATTTACTTACCCCCACACAGGATTTTTAAAAGTGTTAGTAATGATGACAGGTGAACTTAATCTGATCAACTTCTTAGTAGTAGAACGAGCTGGTGTCAACGTGATTTTTATTCTACTATTTTTAGTTTTTGTGCTGTTCGTTACAATAGTGTTGATGAATCTGCTGGTTGGTATAGCGGTGCACGACATTCAAGGTCTTCAAAAGACAGCAGGAATATTGAAGTTGGAGAATCAAACACGATTGATTTCTCATATAGAGTCGTCCCTTTTCAATATTCATTTTCACCTTCCAAAATACTTCGTCCATATGCTCAGGGATACAGCACTGCTCTCTCCATCAGCTTATAGAGTTGTGCTGCATGTTAAACCCCATAATCCTCGGGAGAAGAGGTTACCGAAGGATTTGTTGCAAATGCTCTATAGGCATTCTCAGAGAAGGAAGAGCTCGAAACGAACACAACAAACAGTATCAAATGCCAAAGCTGGAGATGAGAAAACtctcattcattccaacaacaccaTTAAAGTGGAAGAACTTACATCTCGTCTCGAAGCTGTTTCACAAAGCAATGTAGATGTGGCAAAGGAAGTGATGGAATTAAGAAGAATTATTACAGCATTCATTGATACCTTTCAAAATCAAGAAAATGTTACAAAGAATTAA